In one window of Blastopirellula marina DNA:
- a CDS encoding DUF1559 domain-containing protein, with protein MKTKTLRGFTLVELLVVIAIIGVLVSLLLPAVQQAREAARRMSCSNNLKQIGIAMHTYHDSMRSFPPGYFQTLGYDVRPFNTSGHQFRYCYARSILPFLEQEALWEKLDAGQKINQPSWVIPEVTTIVPGYMCPSDGSSPKVSKEGFGGNYLGVHGNTRYYDQAGNADERMNGMFFALSKVRIADVLDGTSHTLMVSEINLIPEGGVNASVTDRRGMYNMCYTGNATISAYVTPNSATPDVQEAGRFVNNEQFAPAVSAGSGGVYATYARSHHPGGVQALRVDGSVSFVGETIDSATWQAAGTRAGGEVTLEW; from the coding sequence ATGAAAACGAAGACACTTCGTGGTTTCACGCTCGTTGAATTGCTGGTCGTGATCGCAATTATTGGGGTGCTGGTTTCTCTCCTACTACCGGCCGTTCAGCAAGCCCGCGAAGCTGCTCGGCGAATGTCTTGCAGCAATAATTTGAAGCAAATCGGTATCGCGATGCATACCTATCACGATTCGATGCGCAGCTTTCCGCCCGGTTACTTTCAAACTTTAGGCTACGACGTTCGCCCTTTTAACACATCGGGACACCAATTCCGTTATTGCTACGCCCGCAGCATTCTTCCTTTTCTAGAGCAAGAAGCATTATGGGAGAAGCTCGATGCGGGTCAAAAGATCAATCAGCCGTCATGGGTCATTCCCGAAGTGACAACGATCGTGCCTGGATACATGTGCCCGTCTGACGGATCGAGTCCAAAGGTTTCCAAAGAAGGCTTTGGCGGCAACTATCTAGGGGTGCATGGGAACACGCGTTACTACGACCAAGCCGGTAACGCCGACGAACGGATGAACGGAATGTTCTTTGCCTTGTCGAAGGTTCGCATCGCCGATGTTCTGGACGGTACCAGCCACACGCTCATGGTGAGTGAAATCAACCTGATCCCAGAAGGTGGCGTGAATGCTTCCGTGACCGATCGACGTGGGATGTACAACATGTGCTACACCGGCAACGCAACGATCTCCGCTTACGTTACGCCCAACTCGGCTACACCGGATGTGCAAGAAGCAGGTCGCTTTGTGAACAACGAACAATTCGCACCAGCGGTGAGTGCAGGTTCGGGCGGAGTCTACGCAACGTACGCACGCAGCCATCATCCAGGCGGTGTGCAAGCGTTGCGCGTCGATGGTTCAGTAAGCTTCGTCGGCGAGACCATCGATAGTGCAACTTGGCAAGCCGCTGGCACGCGTGCCGGTGGCGAAGTCACGCTTGAGTGGTAA
- a CDS encoding DUF6314 family protein → MNSDELMKRLAEVTRLEFRAVTNGQKSGWQGNGRGAVSVASLDSSSVLFTETGSWKTEEGRQIDFRNIYRWSDVVDGIRLEHLRFGPDQPVYLFDLLPISMSQWISRSPHVCREDCYQADLVIGSSSIELTWRITGPKKDETIHYIYE, encoded by the coding sequence ATGAATTCCGACGAACTAATGAAGCGATTGGCCGAGGTCACTCGTCTAGAATTTCGTGCGGTAACGAACGGGCAAAAGAGTGGATGGCAAGGGAATGGCCGAGGGGCTGTTTCGGTCGCCTCACTTGATTCGAGCTCGGTTCTGTTTACCGAAACAGGAAGCTGGAAAACGGAAGAGGGGCGGCAGATCGATTTCCGCAACATCTACCGCTGGAGCGATGTAGTCGATGGGATTCGACTCGAGCACTTACGATTTGGCCCAGACCAGCCGGTTTATCTGTTTGATTTGCTCCCGATTAGCATGAGCCAGTGGATCTCGCGCAGTCCACACGTTTGCCGTGAGGACTGCTACCAGGCCGACCTGGTCATCGGTTCTAGTTCGATCGAACTTACGTGGAGGATCACTGGTCCTAAGAAAGATGAAACCATTCACTACATTTATGAGTGA
- the speA gene encoding biosynthetic arginine decarboxylase encodes MLKENGNRWSIGDSTDLYEIDRWGKNYFSINESGNVVVHPSKSTEHGIDLKAVVDRMEDRGIDLPILLRFSEILQNRLKEIHDAFATAINDYEYQNKYSCIYPIKVNQQRHVVEEVLDYGRPYGFGLEAGSKPELLAVIAMTDDTTPIICNGFKDAEYIEIAMYGQKLGRTIIPVVEKYTELDLILRTAEQIGVRPKIGFRVKLASRGKGRWSASGGYHSKFGLTVTEVLRALDELKSRGMEDCFQLLHYHQGSQVSNIRYVKAALIEAARIYVDLSKRGAGLKYLDVGGGLGVDYDGSQTDFHSSMNYTLEEYARDVVSHVQSICNEAEVPHPHLLSESGRAVVAFHSVLVFGTLGVAEQGLGELKKEIDADTPTPLRDLKEAYASVSPRTVLESFHDAQMALDMALSMFGNGNLTLEERSEAETLYWNLCFKIRGLISELDHVPEEFEGLDRMLCDTYFCNFSLFQSLPDNWAISQLFPIMPIHRLDEEPQRHAVIGDITCDSDGKIDQFIDRRHIKRTLQLHRYDGKPYYMAAFLVGAYQEVLGDLHNLFGDTNAVHVELDDQGEPTFTHIIKGDTVQEVLHYMQYNEEELTRQMQRSVEQSIKKGVIEQREAGAIMKFYESGLRGYTYLE; translated from the coding sequence ATGCTGAAAGAAAACGGAAACCGATGGTCGATCGGCGATTCTACCGATTTGTACGAAATCGACCGTTGGGGAAAGAACTATTTCAGTATTAACGAATCTGGAAACGTTGTTGTTCACCCCTCCAAGTCGACAGAACATGGCATCGACCTGAAAGCCGTTGTCGATCGCATGGAAGATCGAGGAATCGACTTGCCGATCTTGCTTCGATTCAGCGAGATCCTGCAAAATCGTCTGAAGGAAATCCACGATGCTTTTGCCACGGCGATCAATGACTACGAATACCAGAACAAGTATTCGTGTATCTATCCGATCAAGGTGAATCAGCAGCGTCACGTAGTTGAGGAAGTGCTCGATTACGGTCGTCCCTATGGTTTCGGGCTGGAAGCAGGTAGCAAGCCTGAGCTACTTGCCGTGATCGCAATGACGGACGATACGACCCCGATTATCTGCAACGGCTTTAAAGACGCCGAATACATCGAAATTGCGATGTATGGTCAAAAGCTGGGACGCACAATCATTCCGGTTGTGGAAAAGTACACCGAGCTCGATTTGATCCTTCGCACCGCCGAACAGATTGGTGTGCGGCCCAAGATTGGGTTCCGCGTCAAGCTGGCCTCGCGTGGTAAGGGACGCTGGTCGGCAAGTGGCGGCTATCACAGTAAATTTGGCCTGACCGTGACCGAAGTCTTACGAGCCCTGGACGAACTAAAATCGCGGGGGATGGAAGATTGTTTCCAGTTGCTGCATTACCATCAGGGCAGCCAAGTGAGCAACATTCGTTACGTGAAAGCTGCACTGATCGAAGCGGCCCGCATCTACGTCGACTTATCGAAACGTGGTGCTGGGCTGAAATATCTGGATGTCGGCGGTGGTTTGGGGGTCGACTACGATGGCTCGCAAACGGACTTCCATTCCAGCATGAATTATACGTTGGAAGAATATGCCCGCGACGTCGTATCGCACGTTCAATCGATCTGCAACGAGGCGGAGGTTCCTCATCCGCACTTGTTGTCGGAAAGCGGCCGTGCGGTCGTTGCTTTCCATAGCGTGCTCGTGTTTGGCACCTTGGGGGTTGCGGAACAAGGGCTCGGCGAGCTGAAAAAAGAGATCGATGCGGATACGCCGACCCCCCTTCGCGATTTGAAAGAAGCATACGCTTCAGTCAGCCCACGAACGGTGCTCGAGAGTTTTCACGATGCTCAAATGGCTTTGGACATGGCGTTATCCATGTTCGGCAACGGCAATCTGACTTTGGAAGAGCGAAGTGAGGCGGAGACGCTTTACTGGAATCTCTGCTTTAAGATTCGCGGTTTGATCTCGGAGCTGGATCATGTACCGGAAGAGTTCGAAGGGCTCGATCGCATGTTGTGCGACACCTACTTCTGTAACTTCTCGCTTTTCCAGTCGCTGCCGGACAACTGGGCAATTAGTCAGCTATTCCCGATCATGCCGATCCATCGCCTGGATGAAGAACCACAAAGACATGCGGTGATCGGCGACATCACGTGCGATAGCGATGGCAAGATCGACCAGTTCATCGACCGCCGTCACATCAAGCGAACGTTGCAATTGCATCGTTATGATGGAAAGCCTTATTACATGGCTGCGTTCCTCGTAGGGGCTTACCAAGAGGTACTCGGCGACCTGCACAACCTGTTCGGCGATACCAACGCCGTGCACGTGGAACTGGATGACCAAGGTGAGCCCACGTTCACCCACATCATCAAGGGGGATACAGTGCAGGAAGTGCTGCATTACATGCAATACAACGAAGAAGAGCTCACGCGACAGATGCAGCGGAGCGTCGAGCAGTCGATCAAGAAGGGCGTGATTGAGCAGCGGGAAGCAGGCGCGATCATGAAGTTTTACGAGTCAGGGCTGCGTGGCTACACCTATCTGGAATAG
- a CDS encoding carboxypeptidase-like regulatory domain-containing protein encodes MLIRTTMLCLLAVALAGCTSSETPLPEGAPPLYNVSGQVTYHNSPVAEAIVVFAPKNGKVGASARTDAEGRFTAQAFPPHKGMPEGDFAVTVTKTESVDVSGGDPDNKQTKTKYIIPQKFGNASKSGLSVKVTSAGNDNLVLELKD; translated from the coding sequence ATGTTGATACGCACCACGATGCTTTGCTTGCTGGCCGTTGCCCTGGCTGGATGTACGTCAAGCGAAACTCCGCTCCCCGAAGGAGCACCACCGCTTTATAACGTTTCAGGACAGGTGACTTACCACAACAGTCCCGTGGCGGAAGCAATCGTCGTCTTTGCCCCAAAGAACGGCAAAGTCGGCGCGTCCGCACGTACTGACGCCGAAGGTCGATTCACCGCTCAGGCTTTTCCTCCTCACAAAGGCATGCCCGAAGGCGATTTTGCTGTGACCGTCACCAAGACCGAGTCGGTCGATGTGTCGGGTGGCGACCCAGATAACAAACAAACCAAGACCAAGTACATCATTCCCCAGAAGTTCGGCAATGCCAGCAAGTCGGGATTGAGTGTGAAGGTTACTTCTGCTGGTAATGACAACTTGGTACTAGAACTCAAGGATTAG
- a CDS encoding DUF1559 domain-containing protein: MQSQVQRNRFARTANTRGFTLVELLVVIAIIGVLIALLLPAVQQAREAARRMQCSNNMKQLGLSLHNYHDTYGKFPARNMGTGTPGSGYQRTRISGMMALLPFFEQEALYNQLIQPGQLAPWDGAFAGFKLDALLCPSDGSTGVPAGSERGIYNYVFCGGDSLNGTATGSETAPTPRPSRGLFGSYQCYGFRDMTDGTSNTIALSELVRPLGTSDIGMVSSSTGITTPSACKATYDYTNRAYYSGGWTSDTSRGFRFADGAEYFSGFNTIMPPNSPSCFSSSGSHWYPGMYSAGSRHPGGVLCTMGDGSTKFVSETVDTGNQSATPPAYNGSGYSPFGVWGAMGTRNGGETYTAN, from the coding sequence ATGCAGTCTCAAGTTCAGCGCAACCGATTTGCGCGCACCGCGAATACACGCGGTTTCACACTCGTCGAATTGCTTGTGGTAATCGCCATCATCGGCGTTCTTATTGCCTTGCTTCTGCCGGCGGTTCAGCAGGCTCGTGAAGCGGCTCGCCGCATGCAGTGCTCGAACAACATGAAGCAACTTGGGTTGTCGTTACACAACTATCACGACACCTACGGTAAGTTCCCAGCTCGTAACATGGGCACCGGTACACCGGGATCTGGCTATCAGCGAACACGTATCAGCGGCATGATGGCCTTGCTACCGTTCTTCGAGCAGGAAGCGCTTTACAATCAGTTGATCCAGCCGGGTCAACTGGCTCCTTGGGACGGTGCTTTCGCTGGATTCAAACTGGACGCCCTGCTTTGTCCATCCGATGGCAGCACGGGCGTTCCAGCTGGCTCAGAGCGAGGGATTTACAACTACGTCTTCTGTGGTGGCGACAGCCTGAACGGCACAGCGACCGGCAGCGAAACCGCCCCCACACCACGCCCATCTCGTGGCCTTTTCGGATCGTATCAATGCTACGGCTTCCGTGATATGACCGACGGTACTTCCAATACGATCGCCCTGTCGGAGCTCGTTCGCCCGCTTGGTACCAGCGACATCGGCATGGTGTCCAGCAGCACCGGAATCACGACTCCTTCGGCTTGTAAAGCGACCTACGACTACACCAATCGTGCATACTACTCTGGTGGTTGGACCAGCGATACATCGCGTGGCTTCCGCTTCGCTGACGGTGCCGAGTACTTCTCCGGCTTTAACACCATCATGCCTCCGAACTCGCCTTCCTGCTTCAGCAGCAGTGGAAGTCACTGGTACCCAGGCATGTACAGTGCTGGCAGCCGCCACCCAGGCGGTGTGCTTTGCACCATGGGGGACGGTTCAACCAAGTTCGTCTCGGAAACGGTCGATACCGGCAACCAATCGGCAACTCCTCCAGCGTACAACGGATCGGGCTATTCCCCGTTCGGTGTCTGGGGTGCGATGGGCACTCGCAACGGTGGCGAAACCTACACTGCCAACTAG
- a CDS encoding c-type cytochrome has protein sequence MRFLAPALFLTLATITWLATPATAQFEEDFGRGMITTIRGTDGSQCVRIDSTVSFDWQNSAPDPRISDGKFSARWDGLLLSRTSGEYTIHAHVSGKARVILEGETVLNVDTDRPKWVSGKPLSMKFDWHPFQVDFAKTNDNAELRLFWSGPDFPLEPIPAEYFYHDIDKTIEQPFERGRELVAGFRCVACHEMQGETTALKAPSLAALSGNISEPWLRDWLGSHIQEAANDSLRRMPHFDLSADDVEAVVEYLLSESKPRTKEKSLPAKGSAASGRNLVLTLGCTACHKIGELGTANVMGGPELTNIAEKRPQGYFQTWLKDPAKLNADHRMPVYDLNPKERDDIAQFLASLSRENGKARTPIRDFDPRKVKRGREVVAANRCNACHQMPGAAILPPGEEITPLGPGNLWREACLTDPVAETGQPGYKLAEEDREAIKTYIRQRSRAIHQAKEQVDAAWVLTKNNCLSCHPRGVEGGLSDVAKHVSDVHGKLASLLPAMVPPSLNSVGDKLHNDALLAAIRRNEPTHRPWLKVRMPKFDLTEQEQAALVDFFVAQDRIPENGPAMIDVPQSDGLAATVAGSRLVTTDGFGCTSCHQVGQMVPPKAPLNAKGPDLSMLGKRIREPWFYRWVHDPARIVPRMEMPSVKLPVQGILDNDVDTQLAAVWHVLNTPDFTPPKPDPVRIVRHDGRREAAVRPIVLTDVMKLDAKQVLIKPLLVGLPNRNNVLYDLESASLKQWWVGDIARQRSEGKTWHWEAGGRGLLQETANGPEILLKDAAGKLRKPIRDGQFFTRFKEIDYEGERVSWTHDLKFGGSDAVPLSVRQMLSPEWTSEDQPINSFRRVLTFADIPAGSKVGLQLPKQSLAGPFERDTSISESFRFTSGDVRIDVDKSPGVSVDDQGVVWISSGDDSTISMTFHLDLPGEILQPTPEIPERKSAAVQLDIIPGWNAARLPITTEMMPIAMDWQPDGSLIAASLKGRIWKLTDTDGDGLEDTYQQFGDEYAAPYGLKAHEKYIDVVNKYALLRLWDENGDGKIERVTTLADGWGHTDDYHDWAVGLPQDEEGNYYVAIPCQQDDRSAEAAKYRGTVLKLIPESSNPEGQSFRIEELTAGHRFPMGIARNKAGDLFVTDNQGNWNPFNELNHVVPGLRYGFINKIDRVPGFAPEETPPSIAIPHPWTRSVNGICFLETPANEREKLGYDLYGPWEGDMIGCEYDTRRLVRMSFEHVGDVIQGAVYPLTVDPPKEAEKGLLGPISCAVAPDGDVYVGNIRDAGWGGGNNVGAFTRMRPKSVHLPMGIDEVTLTPTGFQIRFTQQVDVALGTLPSNYTVASYTRESTPAYGGDDKKRQLENVTSVQLSNDRLVATITLESPLREGFVYEIFLDDEVAGQGKTLWPKEAHYTIRRAAVN, from the coding sequence ATGCGTTTTCTCGCGCCAGCGTTATTTCTCACTCTCGCAACGATTACCTGGCTTGCCACTCCAGCCACTGCCCAGTTCGAGGAAGACTTTGGCCGTGGCATGATCACGACCATTCGCGGCACCGATGGCTCGCAGTGCGTCCGCATTGATTCGACCGTTTCGTTCGATTGGCAAAACTCGGCACCAGATCCGCGAATCAGCGATGGTAAGTTCAGCGCGCGATGGGATGGCCTGCTCCTAAGCCGCACGTCCGGCGAATACACCATCCATGCCCACGTAAGCGGGAAAGCACGGGTGATCTTGGAAGGGGAAACGGTCCTCAACGTCGATACCGATAGGCCGAAGTGGGTTTCGGGCAAACCATTGTCGATGAAATTTGACTGGCATCCCTTCCAAGTCGATTTCGCCAAGACGAATGACAACGCAGAACTACGGTTATTCTGGTCAGGCCCTGACTTTCCCCTGGAACCAATTCCTGCGGAGTATTTCTATCACGATATCGATAAAACCATCGAGCAACCCTTTGAGCGCGGACGCGAACTCGTGGCGGGCTTTCGCTGCGTTGCTTGTCATGAAATGCAAGGAGAAACCACTGCCCTGAAAGCGCCGTCTTTGGCGGCATTGAGCGGCAATATTTCCGAACCATGGCTGCGTGATTGGCTGGGAAGCCATATCCAGGAAGCGGCCAATGACTCGCTGCGAAGAATGCCGCACTTCGACTTATCGGCCGACGATGTCGAGGCGGTCGTTGAGTATTTGCTTTCGGAATCGAAACCACGCACGAAAGAGAAGTCGCTACCAGCAAAGGGCTCGGCCGCCAGTGGTCGAAACCTGGTGCTTACGCTCGGTTGTACCGCATGCCATAAGATTGGCGAACTCGGTACGGCGAACGTCATGGGTGGCCCAGAGCTGACCAACATCGCCGAGAAACGCCCACAAGGTTACTTTCAAACCTGGCTAAAGGATCCAGCGAAGCTAAATGCGGATCACCGGATGCCAGTCTACGACCTTAATCCCAAAGAACGTGATGATATCGCCCAGTTCTTGGCTTCGCTCAGCCGTGAGAATGGTAAAGCACGAACTCCGATTCGTGATTTCGATCCACGTAAAGTGAAGCGGGGCAGGGAGGTTGTTGCCGCGAACCGTTGTAATGCCTGTCATCAAATGCCGGGTGCCGCGATACTGCCCCCCGGAGAGGAAATTACTCCGCTTGGTCCCGGCAATCTTTGGCGTGAGGCCTGTCTCACCGATCCGGTTGCCGAGACCGGACAGCCAGGATACAAGCTGGCGGAGGAAGACCGCGAAGCAATCAAGACGTACATTCGACAGCGCTCGCGCGCGATCCATCAAGCGAAAGAGCAGGTTGATGCCGCTTGGGTCTTGACGAAGAACAACTGCCTCTCTTGCCATCCACGTGGCGTCGAAGGAGGCTTATCGGACGTCGCCAAACATGTCAGTGATGTCCATGGTAAGTTGGCTTCATTGCTGCCAGCCATGGTGCCTCCTTCCTTAAATAGCGTGGGAGACAAACTTCACAACGATGCGCTGCTTGCGGCAATTCGCCGTAATGAACCGACGCACCGGCCTTGGCTCAAGGTCCGTATGCCGAAGTTCGATTTGACCGAGCAGGAACAAGCAGCCCTAGTTGATTTCTTTGTCGCTCAGGACCGCATCCCGGAGAATGGGCCGGCGATGATCGACGTTCCGCAGAGCGACGGCTTGGCGGCCACGGTCGCTGGGTCTCGTCTTGTGACGACCGATGGCTTCGGTTGTACCAGTTGTCACCAGGTCGGCCAGATGGTGCCTCCCAAAGCACCGCTGAACGCCAAAGGGCCTGACTTGTCGATGCTTGGCAAAAGAATTCGAGAACCATGGTTCTATCGCTGGGTGCACGATCCTGCACGAATCGTTCCGCGCATGGAGATGCCCAGTGTCAAACTGCCTGTACAAGGCATCCTCGATAACGATGTCGACACCCAACTGGCGGCTGTCTGGCATGTACTGAATACGCCAGACTTCACCCCGCCGAAACCTGATCCGGTCCGAATTGTTCGACATGACGGTCGACGAGAAGCCGCCGTTCGACCGATTGTGCTGACCGATGTGATGAAACTGGATGCGAAGCAGGTATTGATCAAACCTCTACTGGTTGGTCTCCCCAATCGAAACAATGTCTTGTACGACCTCGAATCCGCCTCGCTCAAACAGTGGTGGGTTGGAGACATCGCACGACAACGCAGCGAGGGCAAAACGTGGCACTGGGAAGCTGGTGGTCGCGGCCTCTTGCAAGAGACTGCCAATGGACCGGAGATTCTTCTTAAGGATGCCGCTGGGAAGCTGCGGAAACCGATTCGCGATGGTCAGTTCTTCACCCGTTTTAAGGAGATTGACTATGAAGGGGAGCGTGTTTCTTGGACGCACGACTTAAAGTTCGGTGGTTCAGATGCCGTGCCCCTCAGCGTTCGGCAAATGCTCTCGCCCGAATGGACGAGCGAGGATCAACCCATCAATTCGTTCCGCCGCGTACTGACGTTTGCAGACATCCCCGCAGGTAGCAAGGTCGGCTTGCAACTTCCCAAACAGTCGCTCGCTGGACCATTCGAGCGAGATACCTCGATCAGCGAATCATTCCGCTTTACCTCCGGCGATGTGCGTATCGACGTCGACAAGTCACCTGGAGTCAGCGTGGACGACCAAGGTGTGGTTTGGATTTCCTCGGGCGACGACTCGACGATCTCGATGACATTTCATTTGGATCTGCCAGGTGAGATTCTGCAGCCTACGCCGGAGATTCCAGAACGCAAGTCGGCAGCCGTGCAGTTGGATATCATCCCCGGTTGGAATGCGGCCCGGCTTCCGATTACGACCGAAATGATGCCGATTGCGATGGACTGGCAACCCGATGGAAGCCTGATTGCCGCATCGTTAAAGGGACGCATATGGAAACTTACCGACACCGATGGAGACGGGCTGGAAGACACCTACCAGCAGTTCGGGGATGAGTACGCAGCCCCTTACGGCTTGAAGGCGCACGAGAAGTATATCGACGTCGTCAACAAATACGCTTTGCTGCGGCTGTGGGATGAGAATGGTGATGGAAAAATTGAACGCGTGACTACCTTAGCCGACGGCTGGGGACATACCGATGACTATCACGACTGGGCGGTTGGCCTGCCTCAGGATGAAGAAGGGAACTACTACGTCGCAATTCCCTGCCAACAGGACGACCGTAGTGCAGAGGCAGCCAAGTATCGTGGAACCGTCTTAAAGCTGATCCCCGAATCGTCCAATCCAGAAGGGCAATCGTTCCGCATCGAAGAACTGACTGCCGGACATCGTTTTCCGATGGGAATCGCCCGTAACAAGGCAGGCGACTTGTTCGTGACCGACAACCAAGGCAACTGGAATCCATTCAACGAATTGAACCATGTCGTCCCTGGCCTCCGGTATGGATTCATCAACAAGATCGATCGTGTTCCAGGGTTTGCCCCTGAAGAGACTCCTCCGTCAATTGCCATTCCGCATCCTTGGACACGTAGTGTGAACGGCATCTGCTTTCTCGAAACTCCCGCGAACGAGCGGGAGAAACTAGGCTACGACCTCTACGGTCCCTGGGAAGGCGATATGATCGGCTGCGAATACGACACCAGACGTCTTGTCCGGATGAGCTTTGAACATGTGGGAGATGTCATCCAAGGTGCGGTCTACCCGCTGACAGTCGATCCACCCAAGGAGGCGGAAAAAGGTCTTCTAGGACCCATCAGCTGTGCCGTCGCTCCGGACGGAGATGTCTACGTCGGTAACATCCGTGATGCCGGGTGGGGAGGTGGTAACAACGTTGGTGCGTTTACCCGCATGCGGCCGAAGTCAGTTCATCTCCCCATGGGGATCGATGAAGTGACTTTGACACCGACTGGCTTTCAAATTCGCTTTACACAGCAAGTCGATGTGGCGTTAGGTACCCTTCCGTCGAACTATACTGTTGCGTCATATACCCGCGAATCCACACCTGCTTATGGTGGGGACGACAAAAAACGTCAACTAGAAAACGTAACTTCTGTCCAACTGTCCAATGATCGTCTCGTGGCCACCATCACTCTTGAATCCCCACTTCGAGAAGGGTTCGTGTACGAGATATTTCTCGATGATGAGGTCGCAGGCCAGGGTAAAACCCTTTGGCCCAAGGAAGCTCACTACACCATTCGAAGGGCTGCTGTCAACTAA